One Rattus rattus isolate New Zealand chromosome 12, Rrattus_CSIRO_v1, whole genome shotgun sequence genomic window carries:
- the Pdlim2 gene encoding PDZ and LIM domain protein 2 isoform X2 encodes MALTVDVVGPAPWGFRISGGRDFHTPIIVTKVTERGKAEAADLRPGDIIVAINGESAESMLHVEAQSKIRQSASPLRLQLDRSQTASPGQINGEGSLDMLATRFQGSLRTHHNSQSSQRSACFSPDSLSPRPDSPFSTPPPTSPIALSGENVIGCSFQSLTHSPGLAATHHLTYPGQPTSQQAGHSSPSDSTVRVLLHSPGRPSSPRLSLDLEEDSEVFKMLQENRQGRAAPRQSSSFRLLQEALEAEERGGTPAFVPSSLSPQASLPTSRALATPPKLHTCEKCSVNISNQAVRIQEGRYRHPGCYTCADCGLNLKMRGHFWVGNELYCEKHARQRYSMPGTLSSQA; translated from the exons ATGGCGTTGACTGTGGATGTGGTGGGACCAGCACCTTGGGGCTTCCGCATTAGCGGAGGAAGGGATTTCCATACACCCATCATTGTGACGAAG GTCACAGAGAGGGGCAAGGCGGAGGCAGCTGATCTCCGGCCTGGCGACATCATTGTGGCCATCAATGGAGAGAGTGCCGAGAGCATGCTACATGTGGAGGCCCAAAGCAAGATCCGACAGAGTGCCTCACCCCTAAGACTGCAGCTGGACCG GTCCCAAACTGCCTCTCCTGGGCAGATCAATGGGGAGGGCTCCTTGGACATGCTGGCAACTAGATTCCAG GGCTCCCTGAGGACACACCATAACAGCCAGTcttcccagagatctgcctgcttcagcccAGACTCTCTCAGTCCCAGGCCAGACAGCCCTTTCTCCACTCCACCCCCTACCAGCCCAATTGCCCTTTCTGGAGAGAATGTGATTGGCTGTAG TTTCCAGAGTCTGACACACTCTCCAGGTCTTGCTGCTACTCACCACTTGACCTACCCTGGCCAGCCCACCAGCCAACAG GCCGGCCACAGCAGCCCAAGCGACTCCACAGTGAGGGTGCTGCTTCATTCCCCAGGACGACCCTCCAGCCCCAGGTTAAG TTTGGACCTGGAGGAGGACTCAGAGGTGTTCAAGATGCTGCAGGAGAACCGCCAGGGACGGGCTGCCCCAAGGCAGTCCAGCTCTTTTCGGCTCTTACAGGAAGCcttggaggctgaggaaagag GCGGCACACCTGCCTTTGTGCCCAGCTCGCTGAGTCCCCAGGCTTCCTTGCCCACCTCCAGGGCCTTGGCCACGCCACCCAAACTCCACACCTGTGAGAAGTGCAGCGTCAACATCTC GAACCAGGCAGTCCGCATCCAGGAGGGGAGGTACCGACATCCTGGCTGCTACACCTGCGCAGACTGCGGGCTGAACCTGAAGATGCGGGGTCACTTCTGGGTGGGAAACGAGTTGTACTGTGAGAAGCACGCCCGCCAGCGCTACTCAATgcctggaactctcagctctcaaGCCTGA
- the C12H8orf58 gene encoding uncharacterized protein C8orf58 homolog isoform X2, protein MLSRRRVFAVEQLGGRDGAFEDLAQGCVVPGVTCTYRRIPDKTHGCSLDFREGRSELRGLERQMPLLKLASQDSGMEMVVGDSSLATLSGLSQDSLNLEPMGSPELPPAPLDRLLARRKLEQVLERSREFPSLSGRHGSLQLRNKPVGGVSIFVGEQESTEADTELEASLEEAKEVGSMESGASTCLPGQGLRYLEHLCLVLEQMARLQQLYLQLQTQRPSRDPEEEELVPVLSSSHIPDNRVQGHREELSQTKDPGAEAASLPQVGVLVDSPSSLPEALLEPTHILPPSQEHKDLSHWDKVKVLLNRIRWRSPRLPEPPVPPDSSGPRMEFRNLSERTPGHSQRKIFIPTLVVKKPRAKNLSV, encoded by the exons ATGCTGAGCCGGCGCCGCGTCTTTGCGGTGGAGCAACTTGGCGGCCGGG ATGGGGCCTTTGAGGACCTGGCACAAGGCTGTGTGGTGCCAGGAGTCACTTGCACCTACAGACGGATACCAGACAAAACTCACGGGTGTTCATTGGACTTCAGGGAGGGACGGAGTGAGCTGAGAGGTCTGGAGAGACAGATGCCACTTCTGAAATTGGCTTCCCAGGACTCAGGCATGGAGATGGTGGTTGGGGACAGCTCCTTGGCTACCTTATCAGGACTTTCTCAAGATTCTCTAAACCTTGAGCCCATGGGGAGCCCTGAGCTGCCTCCTGCCCCGCTAGACCGGCTGCTGGCCAGACGAAAGCTGGAACAGGTGCTGGAGAGGTCTCGAGAGTTTCCCAGCTTGTCTGGGCGGCATGGCTCCCTGCAGCTACGGAACAAGCCTGTAGGTGGAGTGTCCATCTTTGTAGGAGAACAGGAGTCCACTGAGGCAGATACTGAGCTAGAGGCTAGTCTGGAAGAAGCAAAGGAG GTGGGTAGTATGGAGTCTGGAGCCTCTACCTGCCTCCCCGGGCAGGGCTTGCGTTACCTGGAACACCTGTGCCTTGTGCTGGAGCAGATGGCCAGGCTGCAGCAGCTGTACCTGCAGCTGCAGACCCAGAGACCCTCTAGG GACCCTGAGGAGGAAGAATTGGTTCCAGTTCTTTCATCATCACATATCCCTGACAATAGGGTCCAGGGGCACAGAGAGGAGCTGAGCCAGACAAAGGATCCAG GTGCAGAGGCAGCTTCACTCCCACAGGTGGGTGTGCTTGTTGACAGCCCCTCCAGTCTGCCAGAGGCCTTGCTGGAACCAACCCACATCCTTCCACCCTCCCAGGAGCACAAG GATCTCTCCCACTGGGATAAGGTCAAGGTTCTGCTCAATCGGATCCGTTGGAGGAGCCCTCGACTTCCTGAGCCTCCTGTTCCCCCTGATAGTTCTGGACCCAG GATGGAGTTCAGGAATCTCTCTGAAAGGACTCCAGGCCATTCCCAACGGAAGATCTTTATTCCAACATTGGTCGTTAAGAAGCCACGAGCAAAAAATCTTTCTGTATGA
- the Pdlim2 gene encoding PDZ and LIM domain protein 2 isoform X1 — translation MALTVDVVGPAPWGFRISGGRDFHTPIIVTKVTERGKAEAADLRPGDIIVAINGESAESMLHVEAQSKIRQSASPLRLQLDRSQTASPGQINGEGSLDMLATRFQGSLRTHHNSQSSQRSACFSPDSLSPRPDSPFSTPPPTSPIALSGENVIGCSFQSLTHSPGLAATHHLTYPGQPTSQQAGHSSPSDSTVRVLLHSPGRPSSPRLSSLDLEEDSEVFKMLQENRQGRAAPRQSSSFRLLQEALEAEERGGTPAFVPSSLSPQASLPTSRALATPPKLHTCEKCSVNISNQAVRIQEGRYRHPGCYTCADCGLNLKMRGHFWVGNELYCEKHARQRYSMPGTLSSQA, via the exons ATGGCGTTGACTGTGGATGTGGTGGGACCAGCACCTTGGGGCTTCCGCATTAGCGGAGGAAGGGATTTCCATACACCCATCATTGTGACGAAG GTCACAGAGAGGGGCAAGGCGGAGGCAGCTGATCTCCGGCCTGGCGACATCATTGTGGCCATCAATGGAGAGAGTGCCGAGAGCATGCTACATGTGGAGGCCCAAAGCAAGATCCGACAGAGTGCCTCACCCCTAAGACTGCAGCTGGACCG GTCCCAAACTGCCTCTCCTGGGCAGATCAATGGGGAGGGCTCCTTGGACATGCTGGCAACTAGATTCCAG GGCTCCCTGAGGACACACCATAACAGCCAGTcttcccagagatctgcctgcttcagcccAGACTCTCTCAGTCCCAGGCCAGACAGCCCTTTCTCCACTCCACCCCCTACCAGCCCAATTGCCCTTTCTGGAGAGAATGTGATTGGCTGTAG TTTCCAGAGTCTGACACACTCTCCAGGTCTTGCTGCTACTCACCACTTGACCTACCCTGGCCAGCCCACCAGCCAACAG GCCGGCCACAGCAGCCCAAGCGACTCCACAGTGAGGGTGCTGCTTCATTCCCCAGGACGACCCTCCAGCCCCAGGTTAAG CAGTTTGGACCTGGAGGAGGACTCAGAGGTGTTCAAGATGCTGCAGGAGAACCGCCAGGGACGGGCTGCCCCAAGGCAGTCCAGCTCTTTTCGGCTCTTACAGGAAGCcttggaggctgaggaaagag GCGGCACACCTGCCTTTGTGCCCAGCTCGCTGAGTCCCCAGGCTTCCTTGCCCACCTCCAGGGCCTTGGCCACGCCACCCAAACTCCACACCTGTGAGAAGTGCAGCGTCAACATCTC GAACCAGGCAGTCCGCATCCAGGAGGGGAGGTACCGACATCCTGGCTGCTACACCTGCGCAGACTGCGGGCTGAACCTGAAGATGCGGGGTCACTTCTGGGTGGGAAACGAGTTGTACTGTGAGAAGCACGCCCGCCAGCGCTACTCAATgcctggaactctcagctctcaaGCCTGA
- the C12H8orf58 gene encoding uncharacterized protein C8orf58 homolog isoform X1 has translation MLSRRRVFAVEQLGGRDGAFEDLAQGCVVPGVTCTYRRIPDKTHGCSLDFREGRSELRGLERQMPLLKLASQDSGMEMVVGDSSLATLSGLSQDSLNLEPMGSPELPPAPLDRLLARRKLEQVLERSREFPSLSGRHGSLQLRNKPVGGVSIFVGEQESTEADTELEASLEEAKEVGSMESGASTCLPGQGLRYLEHLCLVLEQMARLQQLYLQLQTQRPSRDPEEEELVPVLSSSHIPDNRVQGHREELSQTKDPGAEAASLPQVGVLVDSPSSLPEALLEPTHILPPSQEHKQDLSHWDKVKVLLNRIRWRSPRLPEPPVPPDSSGPRMEFRNLSERTPGHSQRKIFIPTLVVKKPRAKNLSV, from the exons ATGCTGAGCCGGCGCCGCGTCTTTGCGGTGGAGCAACTTGGCGGCCGGG ATGGGGCCTTTGAGGACCTGGCACAAGGCTGTGTGGTGCCAGGAGTCACTTGCACCTACAGACGGATACCAGACAAAACTCACGGGTGTTCATTGGACTTCAGGGAGGGACGGAGTGAGCTGAGAGGTCTGGAGAGACAGATGCCACTTCTGAAATTGGCTTCCCAGGACTCAGGCATGGAGATGGTGGTTGGGGACAGCTCCTTGGCTACCTTATCAGGACTTTCTCAAGATTCTCTAAACCTTGAGCCCATGGGGAGCCCTGAGCTGCCTCCTGCCCCGCTAGACCGGCTGCTGGCCAGACGAAAGCTGGAACAGGTGCTGGAGAGGTCTCGAGAGTTTCCCAGCTTGTCTGGGCGGCATGGCTCCCTGCAGCTACGGAACAAGCCTGTAGGTGGAGTGTCCATCTTTGTAGGAGAACAGGAGTCCACTGAGGCAGATACTGAGCTAGAGGCTAGTCTGGAAGAAGCAAAGGAG GTGGGTAGTATGGAGTCTGGAGCCTCTACCTGCCTCCCCGGGCAGGGCTTGCGTTACCTGGAACACCTGTGCCTTGTGCTGGAGCAGATGGCCAGGCTGCAGCAGCTGTACCTGCAGCTGCAGACCCAGAGACCCTCTAGG GACCCTGAGGAGGAAGAATTGGTTCCAGTTCTTTCATCATCACATATCCCTGACAATAGGGTCCAGGGGCACAGAGAGGAGCTGAGCCAGACAAAGGATCCAG GTGCAGAGGCAGCTTCACTCCCACAGGTGGGTGTGCTTGTTGACAGCCCCTCCAGTCTGCCAGAGGCCTTGCTGGAACCAACCCACATCCTTCCACCCTCCCAGGAGCACAAG CAGGATCTCTCCCACTGGGATAAGGTCAAGGTTCTGCTCAATCGGATCCGTTGGAGGAGCCCTCGACTTCCTGAGCCTCCTGTTCCCCCTGATAGTTCTGGACCCAG GATGGAGTTCAGGAATCTCTCTGAAAGGACTCCAGGCCATTCCCAACGGAAGATCTTTATTCCAACATTGGTCGTTAAGAAGCCACGAGCAAAAAATCTTTCTGTATGA